A region of the Mycobacteriales bacterium genome:
TCGGTGGTGGTGTCGGGACCGAACGCCATGCGGATCTCCTGGGTCGAGGGGGTAGCACAGCCGTCGGGGCCGGGGGGGGGGGCCCCCCGGGGCGGCCCCGACGGCTGTGCTACCCCCTCGACCCAGGAGATCCGCATGGCGTTCGGTCCCGACACCACCACCGACGAGGTCCTCGCCGGCATCGACCTGACCGGGCGCACAGTGCTCGTCACGGGCGCGAGCGCCGGCCTCGGCGTCGAGACCGTGAAGGCGCTCGCGGGCGTCGGGGCGCGCGTGATCGGCGCGGTCCGTGACCGGGCCAAGGCCGAGAAGGTCCTCGCGGGCGTGCCGGTGGAGCTCGTCGACCTCGACCTCGCCGACCTCGACTCCGTGCGGTCCGGCGCGAAGGAGGTCCTGGCGCTGACCGACGCGCTGCACGTGCTGGTCAACAACGCCGGCGTCATGGCCTGCCCGCTGATGCGCACCGCCCAGGGCTTCGAGCTGCAGCTCGGCACCAACCACCTCGGCCACTTCCTGCTGACCCAGCTGCTCACCGACCTGCTCGTCGCGAGCGCGCCCGCGCGCATCGTCAACGTCAGCTCGCGGGGGCACCTGCGGGGCGGGATCCGCTGGCAGGACCCGCACTACGCGGACGAGTCGTCGTACGAGAAGTGGCGGGCCTACGCGCAGGCCAAGACCGCCAACGTGCTGTTCACCGTCGGCCTGGACAAGCGCCTCGCCGACCGGGGCGTGCACGCCCTCGCG
Encoded here:
- a CDS encoding SDR family NAD(P)-dependent oxidoreductase; amino-acid sequence: MAFGPDTTTDEVLAGIDLTGRTVLVTGASAGLGVETVKALAGVGARVIGAVRDRAKAEKVLAGVPVELVDLDLADLDSVRSGAKEVLALTDALHVLVNNAGVMACPLMRTAQGFELQLGTNHLGHFLLTQLLTDLLVASAPARIVNVSSRGHLRGGIRWQDPHYADESSYEKWRAYAQAKTANVLFTVGLDKRLADRGVHALALHPGVIITELSRHLTEEDLTRLAASMPTGALVRKEVSAGAATQVWAATSPELEGRGGLYLEDCQVAGPTPGDGSGGYADWAMSPDEAEKLWLWSEEQIAEVS